The following proteins are encoded in a genomic region of Nicotiana sylvestris chromosome 4, ASM39365v2, whole genome shotgun sequence:
- the LOC138889724 gene encoding uncharacterized protein, translated as MVDRVYRLCIVVIEGLETSVDLLLLDMVEFDVILGMDWLSPYYAILYCHAKTVTLALPGLPRLEWKGTPGHSPSRVISYPKARRMVEKGYLAYLARIRYSDAEVSSIKSVPIVREFLEVFPIDLPGMTPDRDIDFCIDVAPGTQPISIPPYRMAPP; from the coding sequence atggtagatcgtgtatATCGTTTGTGCATAGTAGTCATTGAGGGTCTTGAAACTAGTGTAGATCttttgcttctagacatggtcgaatttgatgttatattgggcatggattggttgtcgcctTATTATGCCATCTTGTACTGTCACGCCAAGACAGTTACgttagccttgccggggttgcctcgattagaatggaaagggactcctggtcattctccCAGCCGAGTGATTTCATATCCCAAGGCTCGTcgcatggttgagaagggatatttggcttatttggctcGTATTCGTTACTCTGATGCTGAGGTTTCTTCTATAAAGTCAGTTCCTATCGTTCGTGAGTTTCTCGAGGTATTTCCTATAGACCTGCCGGGGATgacacccgacagagatattgatttttgtattgatgtggctccgggcactcagcccatttccattcctccaTACCGGATGGCCCCACCataa
- the LOC138889726 gene encoding uncharacterized protein, translated as MVDRVYRLCIVVIEGLETSVDLLLLDMVEFDVILGMDWLSPYYAILYCHAKTVTLALPGLPRLEWKGTPGHSPSRVISYPKARRMVEKGYLAYLARIRDSDSEVSSIKSVPIVREFLEVFPIDLPGMPPDRDIDFCIDVAPGTQPISIPPYRMAPP; from the coding sequence atggtagatcgtgtatATCGTTTGTGCATAGTAGTCATTGAGGGTCTTGAAACTAGTGTAGATCttttgcttctagacatggtcgaatttgatgttatattgggcatggattggttgtcgcctTATTATGCCATCTTGTACTGTCACGCCAAGACAGTTACgttagccttgccggggttgcctcgattagaatggaaagggactcctggtcattctccCAGCCGAGTGATTTCATATCCCAAGGCTCGTcgcatggttgagaagggatatttggcttatttggctcGTATTCGTGACTCTGATTCTGAGGTTTCTTCTATAAAGTCAGTTCCTATCGTTCGTGAGTTTCTCGAGGTATTTCCTatagacctgccggggatgccacccgacagagatattgatttttgtattgatgtggctccgggcactcagcccatttccattcctccaTACCGGATGGCCCCACCataa